The proteins below come from a single Pichia kudriavzevii chromosome 2, complete sequence genomic window:
- a CDS encoding uncharacterized protein (PKUD0B00540; similar to Saccharomyces cerevisiae YDL207W (GLE1); ancestral locus Anc_8.460), which produces MRFVPHRNPGFQTADIYDDTFTDFSSDYDSDDGFNTELEDTEGNILHSDVTLPLEELEQLPEFLSEQGLNKRFDLACKLADHKELIPIRQYSPNLKPSSRLPTSESAQTQVERNRDDNLESYFVSRFTEEKLKRKQKLDFLIKEEEERKRKIEEERRRKEEEERRRREAEARRIKEEAEKKAREEAERKRREEEEKRKALEEEKRRVERLEKARREQEEALKKQKEAEHEAKRKLDAARKEEEEKKALEEAKNSIVKPSEIEKLYMKYMDNIKVIEETILNPVREDKELKKVVGTHKRKINPKFGQLTNSQQQYFRLVTEIRDLILQTQSNELAYKWILNFVSDAIISQAETEVSVKPKSSLPLAKLTLNLMLLFPALRHYMLCKFYRSCPMLIGYSCSEDTEEGRGRMGWMRDEDTGKWENEVQHNERLSGISTLYSVITRLKVDQSYLGYDPSSMKHPLPISHSWIFLARMVDTPSALVTETHFVIVGSWWDACSREFLQAYGRQSAKLLRLIVEKWTRINGKSSAGRVRLQLLGEEWSKGVVKSFPEMEM; this is translated from the coding sequence ATGAGGTTTGTTCCGCATCGAAATCCCGGATTTCAAACTGCAGATATTTACGACGACACGTTCACTGATTTCAGTTCAGACTACGATTCAGATGATGGTTTTAACACAGAATTGGAGGACACTGAGGGAAATATCTTACATTCGGATGTCACCCTTCCTTTAGAAGAGTTAGAACAATTACCCGAGTTTCTCTCTGAACAGGGGTTGAACAAACGTTTCGACCTTGCTTGTAAATTAGCAGATCATAAAGAGCTCATTCCTATACGTCAATATTCGCCTAATCTGAAGCCGTCTTCTCGTTTACCCACATCTGAGTCAGCTCAAACTCAAGTCGAGAGAAATAGAGACGACAATTTGGAGTCGTATTTTGTATCAAGATTTACAGAggagaaactgaaaagaaaacagaaacttgattttctgatcaaagaggaagaggagagaaagaggaaaatagAGGAGGAACGTCGTAggaaggaggaagaagaaaggcGACGGAGGGAAGCCGAGGCACGCCGTATTAAGGAAGAAGCAGAGAAAAAGGCAAGAGAGGAAGCAGAACGTAAGCGTCGtgaggaggaggaaaagagGAAAGCCTTAGAAGAGGAGAAACGACGTGTTGAACGACTTGAAAAAGCAAGGAGGGAACAGGAAGAAGCCctgaaaaagcaaaaggaGGCAGAGCATGAAgccaaaagaaaactagATGCAGcaaggaaagaagaagaggagaagaaggCTCTAGAGGAAGCCAAAAATTCCATCGTCAAACCTAgtgagattgaaaaattgtaCATGAAGTATATGGATAATATCAAAGTAATCGAAGAGACTATTCTAAATCCAGTCAGGGAGGATaaggaattgaaaaaggttGTCGGAACTCATAAACGTAAAATCAACCCAAAATTTGGTCAATTAACAAATAGccaacaacaatattttAGGTTAGTTACTGAAATAAGAGACTTAATCCTACAGACACAGTCGAATGAGCTAGCATATAAATGGATCCTTAATTTTGTTTCAGATGCCATCATCTCACAGGCTGAAACAGAAGTTTCAGTAAAACCCAAATCGTCGCTACCGTTAGCTAAACTTACTCTGAATTTAATGCTGCTATTTCCTGCACTTCGACACTATATGCTTTGCAAGTTTTACAGATCCTGTCCTATGCTTATAGGTTATTCTTGTTCGGAAGATACAGAAGAGGGAAGAGGTCGTATGGGTTGGATGAGAGATGAAGATACTggaaaatgggaaaatgAAGTTCAACATAATGAGAGATTGTCTGGTATTTCCACTTTATATTCCGTGATAACTCGACTAAAGGTTGATCAGTCTTACCTTGGTTACGatccttcttcaatgaaACATCCACTTCCAATTTCTCACTCTTGGATTTTTCTTGCACGAATGGTTGATACCCCAAGCGCTCTAGTTACAGAGACACACTTTGTGATAGTTGGATCATGGTGGGATGCCTGTTCTAgagaatttcttcaagcTTATGGAAGACAAAGTGCAAAACTTCTTCGATTGATTGTCGAAAAGTGGACAAGAATCAATGGGAAATCTTCAGCAGGCAGAGTTAGATTACAACTCCTAGGCGAAGAGTGGTCAAAGGGAGTAGTGAAATCATTCCctgaaatggaaatgtaA
- a CDS encoding uncharacterized protein (PKUD0B00550; similar to Saccharomyces cerevisiae YDR237W (MRPL7); ancestral locus Anc_8.461): MFIQSIRQFSSTCAVSKVGCAQVKPVHHKVKIIKKFLSPRFPELKLDPYDIRSPKFKPYLTHPDRVEDHYFNSLQSDLLLINYRHGQQPVYGNKRRQWDMTSPYHLNRPLRKPRGQVVPSATIHPRTYDNVPVLEGVTLNCFVKDAKLYPAQAISAALQLQQITGVKPTPIYAKTNVPNWKLRPGMKMGAKVTLHGRDASQFVSTLTELVLPRIRDFYGISNKSGDRYGNIAFGLSGEHVKLFPEIENNQDSWPQSFGFDITLHTSAQTDADARILLSGLGFPFTGSERVPKILLNDLANPEEQSA, encoded by the coding sequence ATGTTCATCCAATCTATCCGTCAGTTTTCTTCTACTTGTGCTGTCTCCAAAGTTGGTTGTGCACAAGTCAAACCTGTTCATCACAAGGtgaaaatcatcaaaaagttCCTTTCACCACGATTCCCTGAGCTCAAACTGGATCCATATGATATCAGATCACCAAAATTCAAACCATATTTGACACATCCAGATAGAGTGGAAGATCATTATTTCAATAGCCTCCAATCTGACCTGTTATTGATCAACTATAGACATGGTCAGCAACCAGTGTATGGTAATAAGAGAAGACAGTGGGATATGACCTCTCCATATCATTTAAACAGACCGTTGAGGAAACCAAGAGGCCAGGTTGTTCCCTCTGCCACTATTCATCCAAGAACATACGACAATGTGCCTGTTTTAGAAGGTGTTACATTGAACTGTTTTGTTAAAGATGCAAAACTTTATCCAGCACAGGCAATATCAGCTGCTTTGCAATTGCAGCAAATAACAGGTGTTAAACCAACTCCAATTTATGCTAAGACTAACGTTCCAAACTGGAAATTAAGACCAGGTATGAAAATGGGTGCTAAAGTAACCCTTCATGGTAGGGATGCTTCCCAATTTGTCTCCACTTTGACTGAACTTGTTCTACCAAGAATTAGAGACTTTTACGGCATTTCCAACAAATCAGGTGATAGATACGGTAACATTGCGTTTGGTTTATCAGGAGAACATGTTAAACTGTTCCCagaaatagaaaataaCCAAGACTCCTGGCCACAAAGTTTTGGGTTTGATATTACTCTGCATACAAGTGCCCAGACAGATGCAGATGCAAGGATACTTTTGAGTGGTTTAGGTTTCCCATTCACTGGTTCTGAAAGAGTTCCTAAGATCTTGTTGAACGATCTAGCCAATCCAGAAGAACAATCTGCATAA
- a CDS encoding uncharacterized protein (PKUD0B00560; similar to Saccharomyces cerevisiae YDL206W; ancestral locus Anc_8.458), with amino-acid sequence MGWIHDPVAIFGDLKLFSECEPPKNGTASEMCLYLTNNCPDLSYLYQRQYYCMNVDYPIMSNVLLWVTNSILTGLLFLILGLLASDYLVPNLSSLSDLLKLNEKLSGLTLLAFANGSPDVLSTYIAMKQGMTSMAVGELLGSANFALTVVIGVLAIYKPFRVNETTFMRDLIVFFLLMVVSLFILFDGKISVSESITLCILYIVFIVLNFLFTDDDGNEIIEGYDKNNTDNKCPMNVGDDCLNPSPIGETLSDRPENSSTNSMASNESNTSVNDYYFAHNVDNLERGRGYKIALIDSLRLAWLWKRKEIKNIPLHSQSININTDIENQSEADELAPLHSPSSQQIKITQHVSKDDEEDINKLDEPLQLKTDTDKKKSEIHKCAIEDSTANSLNDRTIYSSASLGLNRTNSTKKIRNKDEYQILYPCKAYDPSRNNSLINIKQYFQNQDKPTSSTPPLSDVEPFRGKFQIIEENDVGSFASEVHRVGARESMSEGYLSPHSYTKNITGNDDTMTCSRSPSPMIRANPPSLTLIPYVEYTKNSMFTKLCPLQIYTSSLAPHETILSFLIIPLSSILNLIVPVPLPSELQGDILKHELEISTNLFHIQIGVFPLILFDFDMSFTVIAAAITLPLLSILFKKVVPSIYQISFTPVSSVVGFFVVLKLITLTAAGIIAILKDIAEIYSLNESILGLTVLSLGNSIGDVVTNLALAGLGRPLTGLHACFGSPLLYILFGIGACSLIIQLSNNHNSYIEFTVDGSLQLTALSIIMMLFFYSVMIPFNGWMFKRWMGFVGVALWFILTIANFVINGHKGI; translated from the coding sequence ATGGGATGGATACATGATCCGGTTGCGATTTTTGGGGATCTTAAGCTTTTCTCGGAGTGTGAACCTCCGAAGAACGGGACTGCTTCTGAAATGTGTCTTTACTTGACTAACAATTGTCCGGATTTAAGCTACCTTTACCAAAGGCAATACTACTGTATGAATGTGGACTATCCAATTATGTCGAATGTTTTGTTATGGGTTACGAATTCGATCCTAACTGGgctgttgtttttgatcTTAGGTTTGTTGGCTTCGGATTACCTTGTTCCCAATCTTTCCTCGTTGTCTGACTTACTCAAActaaatgaaaagttgtCCGGACTAACATTGCTAGCTTTTGCCAATGGTTCTCCTGATGTCTTATCCACTTATATTGCAATGAAACAGGGAATGACTTCAATGGCCGTAGGTGAATTGCTTGGTTCGGCTAATTTTGCATTGACCGTCGTTATTGGTGTTTTGGCTATTTATAAACCTTTCAGAGTGAATGAAACTACTTTCATGAGGGACTTGATTGTGTTTTTTCTACTGATGGTCGTTTCTTTGTTTATCTTGTTTGACGGcaaaatttcagtttcagAGTCGATTACGTTGTGCATATTATACATTGTTTTCATAGTgctgaattttttatttaccGATGATGATGGAAACGAAATAATCGAAGGATACGACAAAAACAATACAGACAATAAATGCCCCATGAATGTCGGAGATGATTGTTTGAATCCTTCACCTATAGGTGAAACTTTGAGTGATAGGCCCGAAAACTCCAGTACGAATTCCATGGCTTCAAATGAATCTAATACAAGTGTCAATGATTATTACTTTGCACATAACGTTGATAATCTAGAAAGAGGTAGAGGTTACAAGATTGCACTAATTGATTCGCTTCGTTTGGCATGGTTGTGGAAACgtaaagaaataaaaaatataccCCTCCATAGTCAAAGTATTAATATCAACACAGACATCGAGAACCAGAGTGAGGCAGATGAACTTGCCCCACTCCATTCCCCTTCTTctcaacaaatcaaaattacACAGcatgtttcaaaagatgACGAAGAggatataaataaattaGACGAGCCTCTTCAACTAAAAACAGACACAGATAAGAAAAAGTCGGAAATTCATAAGTGTGCTATCGAAGATTCTACAGCTAATTCACTTAATGATAGAACTATCTATAGCAGTGCCTCTTTAGGTCTAAATAGAACAAATTctacaaagaaaattcGCAACAAGGATGAGTATCAAATTCTCTATCCATGCAAGGCTTATGATCCTTCGAGAAATAACTCCCTCATCAATATAAAACAGTACTTTCAAAACCAAGACAAACCGACATCGTCGACCCCTCCTCTATCTGACGTTGAACCTTTCAGAGgtaaatttcaaataattgaagaaaatgatgttGGTTCATTTGCAAGTGAAGTACATAGAGTTGGTGCAAGAGAATCAATGAGTGAAGGTTACCTAAGTCCGCACAGTTACACTAAAAACATCACAGGTAATGATGATACCATGACATGTTCTAGAAGCCCAAGCCCAATGATCAGGGCTAACCCACCGTCACTTACATTAATACCTTATGTCGAATATACAAAGAACAGCATGTTTACAAAATTGTGTCCTCTTCAAATCTATACGAGTTCACTAGCGCCTCACGAAACAATTTTATCCTTTCTTATTATCCCATTAAGTAGCATCTTGAACCTGATTGTTCCTGTGCCTTTACCATCAGAACTACAGGGAGATATTTTGAAGCATGAATTAGAAATCTCAACTAATTTATTCCACATACAAATCGGAGTTTTCCCTTTAAtattatttgattttgatatgTCATTTACTGTTATAGCAGCTGCAATAACGTTACCACTGCTTTCCATACTCTTCAAGAAGGTTGTACCTAgtatttatcaaatttcATTCACCCCAGTCTCTTCGGTAGTCGGATTTTTTGTGGTCTTGAAACTCATAACATTAACGGCAGCAGGAATCATTGCTATTCTTAAAGATATTGCAGAAATCTATTCATTAAATGAATCGATTTTGGGATTGACTGTACTTTCATTAGGAAACAGCATCGGTGATGTCGTCACCAATCTGGCATTGGCTGGTTTGGGTAGGCCTTTAACTGGATTACATGCATGTTTTGGAAGTCCTCTGCTCTATATACTTTTTGGTATTGGCGCTTGCTCTCTAATCATTCAGCTATCTAATAATCACAATTCATACATTGAGTTCACTGTTGATGGAAGTTTACAATTAACCGCTTTAAGTATAATTATGATGTTGTTCTTTTACAGTGTCATGATACCCTTCAACGGGTGGATGTTTAAGAGGTGGATGGGGTTTGTCGGAGTTGCACTATGGTTTATTCTTACAATTGCGAACTTTGTTATTAATGGACATAAAGGGATATAG
- a CDS encoding uncharacterized protein (PKUD0B00570; similar to Saccharomyces cerevisiae YDR235W (PRP42); ancestral locus Anc_8.457) — translation MFDLDFASIPNKEAWISSARQATENPSDFKNWEKLVQLTEILPSINHKTKNTITAHSKEVEKQLVLITHENLVINFPLLEQYWINYAEWHYKFNDLSNCMKTFERALKIIPSSLVIWIAYLEILMKVYYYDHETMIKYFERARISIGYHYYCSIFFDKYLIFLKKNKLEKNYHFILRRIIEIPQHEYLKYFKTYFSLIENANLDTIKYILSGNDLKNDFNLSWVDLLNEDTFSKLKTDIRKKFVDLYITTQYYTWKFYEFEKRLKTNYFKPHHELSRLELNTWNSYIEYVEVLNLKIATKEREHSLIKNNQALIQSVYERCLVVTGNYHFFWIKLANYYLNYNNIDLAKETLLRGIYANPIRNLKLRIRLIDLYTITLEFDKAKAIIYELLQLLPNNLEIFCKMLQVEHFTLPSNVEKLIMNKLTEISKSKNALLENQFDYLFIEMLDYSCIPTSRLRKIFEHFNRKKSTYYIKAKTMFTELYENSGSKHTVEAKKDGWCCEYF, via the coding sequence ATGTTTGATTTAGATTTTGCGAGCATACCCAACAAAGAGGCATGGATAAGTTCAGCTAGACAAGCTACTGAAAATCCAAGCGACTTTAAAAATTGGGAAAAGCTGGTTCAATTGACTGAAATTTTACCTTCAATTAACCACAAGACTAAAAACACAATAACGGCTCATTCAaaagaagttgagaaaCAACTGGTTCTGATAACCCATGAAAATTTGGTGATAAATTTCCCGCTATTAGAACAATATTGGATCAATTACGCCGAATGGCATTATAAATTTAATGATCTGAGTAACTGTatgaaaacatttgaaagGGCCCTCAAAATCATCCCTTCATCTCTAGTTATTTGGATTGCTTATCTCGAGATACTAATGAAAGTATATTACTATGACCATGAGACCATGATCAAGTATTTTGAACGGGCAAGAATTTCAATCGGATATCATTATTACTgctccattttttttgataagtatctaatttttttaaagaagaacaaactagaaaaaaattaccaTTTTATTTTGAGAAGGATAATAGAAATTCCGCAACATGAATATCTCAAGTACTTCAAAACttacttttctttaatCGAAAATGCCAATTTAGATacaataaaatatatattatCCGGCAATGATTTAAAAAATGACTTTAATTTAAGCTGGGTGGATCTTTTAAATGAAGATACATTCTCTAAACTCAAAACTGACATTAGGAAAAAGTTTGTGGACCTTTACATCACCACTCAATATTATACATGGAAATTTTAcgagtttgaaaaaaggCTCAAAACCAACTACTTCAAGCCACACCATGAATTAAGTAGACTTGAGCTTAATACTTGGAACTCATATATTGAATATGTTGAGGTTCTTAATCTAAAAATTGCTACGAAAGAGCGAGAGCATTCTTTGATCAAAAATAACCAAGCACTGATCCAATCTGTATATGAGAGGTGCCTTGTTGTCACAGGTAACTATCATTTTTTCTGGATCAAGTTGGCAAATTATTATCTAAACTATAACAATATAGATTTAGCAAAGGAAACTTTACTAAGAGGTATTTATGCCAACCCTATCAGGAATTTGAAGCTACGGATACGTCTGATTGATTTGTACACAATTACTCTGGAATTCGATAAGGCAAAGGCAATCATTTACGAGTTGTTACAATTACTACCTAATAATCTAGAGATCTTTTGTAAGATGTTACAAGTCGAACATTTCACTCTACCGTCGAATGTCGAGAAGCTAATAATGAACAAACTCACGGAAATATCTAAGAGTAAAAATGCTCTTTTGGAAAACCAATTTGACTACTTATTCATTGAAATGCTAGATTACTCATGTATTCCAACCTCTCGGCTGCgaaaaatatttgaacatttcaacagaaaaaaaagcacaTACTATATCAAGGCGAAAACTATGTTTACTGAACTTTACGAAAATTCTGGTTCCAAACACACAGTAGAGGCTAAAAAAGATGGTTGGTGTTGTGAATATTTCTAA
- a CDS encoding uncharacterized protein (PKUD0B00580; similar to Saccharomyces cerevisiae YIL098C (FMC1); ancestral locus Anc_2.277): MSGKVIFKKMYAALERNVAASHETHMREILKKQDALVQYKRMQYVNAGKQLSKEEDEALVEEVKKTFASQMPKLDIGLLKYLDKEQHHPVEEEHLRNLATFLDSQREYVELLERYNPGISMKQTDKVRKTARRVGLDVPE; this comes from the coding sequence ATGTCGGGGAAGGTTATATTTAAGAAGATGTATGCAGCTCTTGAGAGGAATGTTGCTGCGAGCCACGAGACTCACATGAgggaaattttgaaaaaacaggATGCACTGGTACAATACAAGCGTATGCAATACGTAAACGCTGGTAAACAACTCagtaaagaagaagatgaggCACTTGTGGAAGAAGTGAAGAAAACATTTGCTTCTCAGATGCCCAAGCTTGACATTGGATTACTCAAGTACTTAGATAAGGAACAGCACCATCCTGTTGAGGAAGAACATTTACGAAACTTGGCTACCTTCCTTGACTCCCAAAGAGAATATGTTGAGCTTCTCGAACGTTACAACCCTGGAATCAGCATGAAGCAGACTGACAAAGTCAGGAAAACTGCTAGACGTGTGGGTCTGGATGTTCCAGAGTGA
- a CDS encoding uncharacterized protein (PKUD0B00590; similar to Saccharomyces cerevisiae YDL208W (NHP2); ancestral locus Anc_8.465), whose protein sequence is MAKKDSVKDSAEAEKDNYDLKLPYVLPFAQPLASKKLNKKVLKTVKKAAKAKHVKRGVKEVVKALRKGEKGLVIIAGDISPADVISHIPVLCEDNGVQYIFVPSKEDLGGAGGTKRPTSCIMIVPGGGKKGDKSGKSEEYKESYDEISKEIKNL, encoded by the coding sequence ATGGCTAAGAAAGATTCCGTTAAAGATTCAGCAGAGGCTGAAAAGGATAACTATGACCTCAAACTTCCTTACGTTCTTCCATTTGCACAACCTCTTGCCTCCAAAAAACTGAATAAAAAAGTACTAAAGACTGTCAAAAAGGCAGCAAAGGCAAAGCACGTTAAAAGAGGTGTTAAGGAAGTCGTCAAAGCTTTGAGAAAGGGAGAGAAGGGTTTGGTCATTATTGCCGGCGATATTTCTCCTGCAGACGTTATTTCCCATATACCTGTTCTGTGTGAAGACAATGGTGTACAGTACATTTTTGTCCCAAGCAAGGAGGATCTAGGTGGTGCAGGCGGTACAAAAAGACCAACCAGTTGTATTATGATTGTCCCTGGTGGTGGTAAGAAAGGTGACAAATCCGGCAAGTCTGAAGAATACAAGGAAAGTTACgatgaaatttcaaaggaaatcaagaatttatAA
- a CDS encoding uncharacterized protein (PKUD0B00600; similar to Saccharomyces cerevisiae YDR234W (LYS4); ancestral locus Anc_8.455): MFTLNTRLRFQASKRRFSTATYRLAGQNLVEKIVQKYAVGLPEGKIVHSGDYVSISPAHVMSHDNSWPVALKFKGLGAKKVKNNRQIVNTLDHDVQNKSEANLTKYENIKNFAKEQGIDFYPAGRGIGHQIMIEEGYAFPGNLTVASDSHSNTYGGIGALGTPVVRTDAAAIWATGQTWWQIPPVANVVLEGELPKGTTGKDIIVALCGLFNNDEVLNHAIEFTGDAIKHLPVDYRLTIANMTTEWGALSGVFPIDDTLINWYTKRLLRVGPNHPRINNQTLENLRNNKVLADSDAYYAKTLKIDLSSLSPYVAGPNSVKIGTSIEKLSAENKKVNKAYLVSCTNSRLSDIKAAAEVVKGNKIAPGVEFYIAAASSEVQNDAEADGAWKTLIDAGCIPLPAGCGPCIGLGAGLLKEGEVGISATNRNFKGRMGSKDALAYLASPEVVAASAVLGKIGAPEEVSGAPCKTATEVKKTIIINEKPAGDDSIASAPSGSKTLDGFPECIEGEIVFCDADNVNTDGIYPGKYTYQDDVTREKMAEVCMENYDSEFGKKTKAGDIIVSGFNFGTGSSREQAATAILARDIKLVAAGSFSNIFGRNSINNALLTLELPELIELLRKKYAGSEPELTRRTGWRLKWDIPTSTVTVTNETGEVALTNKVGELGTNLQEIIIEGGLEGWVRAQLKKENNA, translated from the coding sequence ATGTTTACCCTAAACACAAGGTTAAGATTTCAGGCTTCCAAGAGAAGGTTCTCTACAGCAACATACAGGTTGGCTGGCCAAAAtttggttgaaaaaatcGTCCAAAAATATGCAGTTGGCTTACCAGAAGGTAAAATAGTCCATTCAGGAGATTATGTGTCTATTAGTCCCGCTCATGTTATGTCTCACGACAATTCTTGGCCAGTTGCTTTGAAGTTCAAAGGTTTAGGAGCTAAGAAAgtcaaaaacaacagaCAAATTGTCAATACCTTGGATCATGATGTTCAGAATAAATCTGAAGCTAATTTAACCAAATatgaaaacataaaaaacTTTGCGAAGGAACAGGGTATTGATTTCTACCCAGCGGGAAGAGGTATAGGTCACCAAATTATGATTGAAGAAGGCTATGCATTTCCAGGTAACCTAACTGTTGCTTCAGATTCCCATTCAAATACTTATGGTGGTATAGGTGCTCTTGGTACTCCTGTCGTTAGGACAGATGCTGCCGCCATTTGGGCTACGGGACAAACATGGTGGCAAATACCGCCAGTAGCAAATGTTGTTTTAGAAGGTGAGTTACCAAAGGGTACTACTGGTAAAGATATCATCGTTGCTTTGTGTGGTCTATTCAATAACGATGAGGTTCTCAATCACGCGATCGAATTCACCGGTGATGCTATTAAACACTTACCAGTTGACTACAGATTGACAATAGCCAATATGACTACCGAATGGGGCGCATTGTCGGGTGTTTTCCCTATCGATGACACCCTCATCAATTGGTACACTAAAAGGCTATTAAGAGTTGGTCCAAACCATCCTAGAATTAATAATCAAACTTTAGAAAATTTAAGGAATAACAAGGTTTTAGCAGACAGTGATGCATACTACGCCAAAACCCTTAAAATCGATCTATCAAGTCTAAGCCCTTATGTTGCAGGTCCGAACTCAGTCAAAATAGGTACGtccattgaaaaattgagtGCAGAGAATAAGAAAGTAAACAAGGCGTACTTAGTTTCCTGTACAAATTCTAGGTTATCGGATATTAAGGCTGCTGCTGAGGTTGTGAAGGGAAATAAGATTGCACCTGGCGTCGAATTCTATATCGCTGCTGCGTCTTCAGAAGTTCAAAACGACGCTGAAGCAGATGGTGCATGGAAGACACTGATTGATGCAGGCTGTATTCCATTACCTGCTGGATGCGGACCATGTATCGGTTTAGGTGCCGGTCTTTTAAAGGAAGGTGAAGTTGGTATTTCAGCAACTAATCGTAACTTCAAGGGTAGAATGGGTTCCAAAGATGCGTTGGCTTATTTAGCATCGCCAGAAGTTGTTGCGGCATCGGCAGTTTTAGGTAAGATTGGTGCACCGGAGGAAGTTTCCGGTGCTCCATGTAAAACAGCTACTGAAGTTAAGAAGACTATCataatcaatgaaaaaccAGCCGGTGATGACTCGATTGCTAGCGCACCATCAGGTTCAAAAACATTGGACGGTTTCCCAGAATGTATTGAGGGTGAAATAGTTTTCTGTGATGCTGATAACGTCAACACAGATGGTATATATCCTGGAAAATATACATATCAGGATGATGtaacaagagaaaaaatggCTGAAGTTTGTATGGAAAACTACGATTCTGAATTTGGCAAGAAGACTAAGGCAGGTGACATTATTGTGTCAGGTTTTAACTTCGGTACAGGCTCATCTAGAGAACAGGCAGCTACAGCGATCTTAGCTCGGGACATTAAGCTTGTTGCTGCAGGTTCGTTCAGTAACATTTTTGGTCGTAATTCTATAAACAATGCATTGCTAACATTAGAACTACCTGAGCTTATTGAGCTActaaggaaaaaatatgcAGGATCAGAGCCTGAATTGACCAGAAGAACCGGATGGAGACTCAAATGGGACATTCCAACATCAACCGTTACTGTTACCAATGAAACAGGCGAGGTGGCATTGACTAACAAGGTTGGAGAGCTAGGAACCAACTTGcaagaaatcatcattgaaGGTGGATTGGAAGGCTGGGTCAGAGcacaattgaaaaaggaaaataatGCTtag